A window of the Vigna angularis cultivar LongXiaoDou No.4 chromosome 3, ASM1680809v1, whole genome shotgun sequence genome harbors these coding sequences:
- the LOC128195976 gene encoding uncharacterized protein LOC128195976: protein MLEGVDYEDVERTLCMPRGNFQRNRSGAPIHLTRPHMMPLAKYWMAFSHANIQPCSHVSDITVPRAILLYCIHKGLNIDIGQVIADEIQSCARGATSKAPLGHPSLITYICEAASVDVSRPPLERPRKELDAAYFTHYCSVDEPGHPKPPPQHPRAHRRVPPSAQEPVHEAAPFQMRYMY from the coding sequence ATGCCTAGAGGGAATTTTCAGAGGAACCGGTCTGGGGCACCCATCCACCTTACTAGACCTCATATGATGCCTCTGGcgaagtattggatggcattctctcatgccaacatccaaCCTTGCTCTCATGTTTCTGACATCACTGTTCCTAGGGCTATCCTCCTCTACTGTATTCACAAGGGCCTTAATATTGACATAGGCCAGGTCATAGCTGATGAGATCCAGAGTTGTGCCCGTGGTGCAACTAGCAAGGCACCCCTGGGACATCCTTCATTGATCACCTACATTTGTGAAGCCGCAAGCGTTGATGTTTCTAGGCCACCACTGGAGCGTCCAAGAAAGGAGCTGGACGCAGCTTACTTTACTCATTATTGTTCAGTGGATGAGCCAGGCCATCCAAAGCCACCACCACAGCATCCCAGGGCACACAGGAGGGTGCCACCATCAGCTCAAGAGCCGGTTCATGAGGCCGCTCCTTTCCAGATGCGATACATGTACTAA